The nucleotide sequence CGGTGAAGTAGTTGGCGATGATGGCTTCTTTAACCCTGCGTGGGGCATCACTGTGGCGAAATTCGTCTCACTGGTTGTGGCGGGATGTTTACCGCGGCCGACGGGCTTGGAGAACGAGGCGACACCATTAGAGACACGAGTTGGGTCAGGGTTATCAGCGACCGGGCTGTCAGGTGGGGGACCCTTGCAGTGCCTGCTCCTGTGCCTCCGCAGCATAGCAGAGCGGGTAAAGCCATTTCCACAGGTGCTACAGACATAGGGCTTCTCGCCGGTGTGGGAACGTATGTGACGCTGCAGATCACCCGAGTGGATGAAAGACTTCCCTGCATTAACAAGGAACACAGAGAGGAAACATGTTGCGCGTCAGCTGTAGCAAATATTGAATTCTGAAGCACTTAAACGTATTTCAATGCCTAAAATGTAGGTGACGTTTTACAGGTCGAGCTAACGACATGTCCACGTCCAAAGACAGCAACAGTTCCTCACCACAGGTGGCACAGCTGTGTGGTTTTTCCCCAGCATGCCGTGCCATGTGCTTCAGAACCTTTCTGTGGGTGTTGAAGGATTTTCCACACTGGTCACACGAGAATGTTTTGTCTGTAGCGTGAGTCGTCTTGTGCTCCTTCAGATTACTCAAGTTGTTAAACCCTGCGcaacaaacaaaagcacagaaaataaaaaaatacaggtAAATATAGTTTGATCTTCAGAAAGAGGCCATTAGATAGGAGCTAAATACAGACGCGTCAAAGAATTCAGAAAGGCAACTGCTTCCGCTTTGAGAAATGATTTACCTCGACCACATATATCACACAGATGtggcttctctcctgtgtggaccACTTTGTGACGATGGACGTCCCCAGACGCCGTAAAGCTTGGACAGCAAAGagcaatatttaatttatagaCATTTATGGGTATACAAGGTAGGGAAACTGACATGATGCATCAGCCCCAACTCATATGCAGgcttctctaattcagttagtcaTTAACACAAaagtatttattattcattcagtaTCTAGGACAGTATAATAATATACTCATTATTGGTATATCTGAATTATGGTTGAAATTATCAAGCACAGTAAGTAACAACAAGCATGAAGTAAAATAGTTAAGACAACCGTACCTTTTACCACATAACTCACAAATGTATGGCTTCTCCCCAGAATGTCGCCGCAGGTGTGTCTGCAAATTGCCGGCctagaaaacaaaatcaacatgTATTTCAATATATATCATTTTGGGAAGAACTGTAGCTCTGAAGAATGATTAACAAGACAATACCTGTGAGAAGTTTCTTCCACAAATGTTACACTGAAATGGCTTCTCACCTGCAGAAAAGTAGGATTTTGCTTGAAAATCTCATAAGAATTAAATCACAACCATTACAAAAATGCCTTCCTAATATGTGATTATTCTGCAGGAAATACCAGTGTGTAGGCGCTTGTGCATCTCCAGGTTGCTCGGATGTTTGAAGATCTTGCCACAAACCTCACAGCAGTACTGCTTGTGCCCCGTCTGCTGTGGTGGTTCTGGCACTGGCTTCAGATCTTGCACTTCTTGGCTTGGAGGCGGAGGACTGGGAAGTTGTGCATCTGATGGCGCCTCTGTAAACGGCTCACCGTCTGCATGGAGGCCCTCAATATGAACTTCTGACTCTTCCGGCTGGACCACAGACTCTTCTTGAAGACTCGGCCTGGGGCAGTTAAGGATGGGTTCATTGACTGATTCTGCAAACATCTCCTCCAAAGACCGGAGGTAGTTATATTTCTTCAAGTACACCGCCTTCTTTGGTCGAACTGGCTCATTAAACAATGAGTCAGCTGAGTTAGAGTCCAGGGTCTTTAAATGATCTGAGGGTGTCAAAGAAGAGACGGGGTTCTTTTCGACTGGCACAGATGTGCAGGGACTCCTGGGTTGAACTGCGTTTCCCAAACATACAGGAGCAGGGCTGCCCTCTTGGCTGACTCTGAGGTGACATTGTtgctcctccaccaccaccaaagGGCCTGGGCCTTGATTTGAGGCTGTACTGCTATTCTGCATCGCACTTTGTTTGAAGTACTGCTTACTGTAGAAGTCACGGAGCTTGTAGCCGTGGACAAGCTGCTTTTCAGCAGGTGCTTGAGTATTGCTAGTTGTGTCACAGTTTGAGCCGCTATTAGGCACAGACGCAGGGATCCTTTTGATGTGGTCCATGTCACTGAAGCCTGGTCTCTGTGTTTCAGAGTGGCACTGGAGTTCAACATCATGAGGCAAACTGCTCCCCAAGAGACAGTCGTTCTCAGAGCTCAGCATACCTGGAGGAGAAAATGATGGCATTTCCACCGGTGGAGGACAAGGCTTGAGGAAAGCATTACACATGCTCTGAATGTTTGGAACTTGCAAGCACTGAGCAATGTCCAGTAGTGCTTGAACGTTCTCTTGGTTGATGTCAAGATGGGAGGTGTACATGTAGTCCAATATTTGGCCAATGCCACTGACATCCTGGATGACCAGGTTGAAAACCTCATTCTTCTGACTGGGGAAATTCTGGAACAGAGACCTAGAAAGATCAGAGCATTTCATTTTACACAGAAAAGTTTAAttcagttcctttttttttttttttttttactgatttgtcaTTACATGAAACATATAAAGGCACCT is from Brachionichthys hirsutus isolate HB-005 chromosome 8, CSIRO-AGI_Bhir_v1, whole genome shotgun sequence and encodes:
- the zbtb49 gene encoding zinc finger and BTB domain-containing protein 49, translated to MSSHSSYLLQQLQEQRIQGLLCDCMLVVKGVCFKAHKNVLAAFSSYFRSLFQNFPSQKNEVFNLVIQDVSGIGQILDYMYTSHLDINQENVQALLDIAQCLQVPNIQSMCNAFLKPCPPPVEMPSFSPPGMLSSENDCLLGSSLPHDVELQCHSETQRPGFSDMDHIKRIPASVPNSGSNCDTTSNTQAPAEKQLVHGYKLRDFYSKQYFKQSAMQNSSTASNQGPGPLVVVEEQQCHLRVSQEGSPAPVCLGNAVQPRSPCTSVPVEKNPVSSLTPSDHLKTLDSNSADSLFNEPVRPKKAVYLKKYNYLRSLEEMFAESVNEPILNCPRPSLQEESVVQPEESEVHIEGLHADGEPFTEAPSDAQLPSPPPPSQEVQDLKPVPEPPQQTGHKQYCCEVCGKIFKHPSNLEMHKRLHTGEKPFQCNICGRNFSQAGNLQTHLRRHSGEKPYICELCGKSFTASGDVHRHKVVHTGEKPHLCDICGRGFNNLSNLKEHKTTHATDKTFSCDQCGKSFNTHRKVLKHMARHAGEKPHSCATCGKSFIHSGDLQRHIRSHTGEKPYVCSTCGNGFTRSAMLRRHRSRHCKGPPPDSPVADNPDPTRVSNGVASFSKPVGRGKHPATTSETNFATVMPHAGLKKPSSPTTSPAQPPSRVESPPPSVQLNPASAPSPLPELRSLVPHHLLSSNHQERSAAMATSDHMKLNKAHLSPEAVYGPCVENGNMEMGRAVAARPPLPTSSSSRPSSGSYRSSEGQFISSLTLWGLAMKTLQNDNDIEQ